aaaaacccaccggTTTCTCAGAGTTTGTTTTCAAAGACAGAGAAGTTCCCAAAACTAGTTCACATACAGCTGTGCCAGTGTAACTGAGATGGTACCATGCCATGGTACTACGACTGAGTAGccaaggaggggaaggggggataacAAAGGGCTTGAGGAAGCCAATGCTGTGGGATACTTCATGTTGAGGAATCCCAGCCTGGTGTGTATCCCCAGACCGTGGCTTTCACTATGCTCTTTTCTTCCTAAGGAAGTAACTGTATAGTACTTCAAGTTTTCTGCCCATAAATGTCTCTACCTACTGAAACACATCACCCCAATCCATACAGTGCAAGCACAATTGGCTACACCAGGGATTTAAACACATGATTTCAGTAAAAAGGGCAGATGCTCAGAATACCTCTCATAAGTGACTCATTTGTGCTTTGCAATAGCCATTAAGGCAAGGctaaaaaagaaatacaccaTCTGATCAAATAGTCCCTGTGTGTAACAGCAGTACTTGTTCCCCTTCTTTCAAAGTGCTTTGGAGTCATCAATTATGACACTCAACCCTTCAGTTATTCAAAATAAGAATTAAATCATTAAAATGTCCATGATGATTTTAATATCTTCTCATGCTGTTTAGGATGCATATTCTGAAATGCTGAGGAAATTACCTAGTCAAAAGGACAAGCTTATAATTCATGACCCTATTAAAGATGATGTTATAAAATGCACAGTTGGACTTGAAAACTCTCAATATTCAAAGGATTTATTTCCTTTGAATACAGTTGGAACCAGGCAATGCTACACTACAACCCAGTGAAATCTAGCATCTGCTTCAAtaaaaaaggacaagaagaatTAATGATTGCAAATTTATTACATGCAACAGCAAATTCCAGACAATGGAGTCACATAATAGGCAGCCAGTGCAAAGGGAAGTCTCTTTTCTTTATGTAAACCAAGTCATCAAGCTGGTAAATTGACCATGAACTTCATATTCCATGGTATTCTGAAACAAATTAATACAGTATCATATTTGACGTTGAGATGCTGATCTGAATACAACTTAGTGTTCAGTTCTGTACATCTCATCCTTCTCAAAAGTTACGAATGAAATAGCTTCAAATTCTAGCATCAGAAGACTAAGATGGATGAAAGTTTGAAAGTTCAGGTAAGTGCCCAGATCTGTTATTTGTACTCAAAACATGAGACCTCCCTCCTCACACAGTTCTCTTCTCTCCGTGCCCTAACTCCGCTGTCCTTTTAGAGGTACGGAGGCATGGCGTGCATCTTGCAGCCAGGTTGGTTCAGCTGTGGTTAAAGTTCACTGCCATATGCAAGGCTAGGGCATGATTAGAGAGTAGCAGCTTCTACACCAGCACTTTAATGAAAACTGTTTGATAGTCTAGCAATTCTGCTAATACCGGAGTACTCTGCACAGAGTACTTTGATGCAAGTCTGCTCTAATTGTTTTTGAACTGTTTTGCCCAATAGCTGCAGGCACTCTCTGCCTGTTTGGCTTATCTTAGTGGTTGTCAGCTCATGCTTCCAGTTACTCTAaacagagctgggcagcacaacCTGTCCCTACCTGTGATAGCTATGAAATATTTCCCACGCACATGAGGGCCTAACAACACAAGAACACCTGCACTGGCTCAAACCAAACATCTGCCTAGTTCCTGATCTTCCTTTCATCCATGAGAAGCAAGGgatgcctggggcagtgcttaaGACCAGGCAGAACAAGCATCTAGTGATGCTGCTCTACAACACTCTCCCAAGTCTTTGGTTCCTTCCTTTCCGAAATTGTTTAATCCCAAATATACAGCAAAGGTATTCTTTGCATGTGTTTCCTTTGCCGTTTTCCTTTCCTATCCTTCTGTCCTGTTCCAGAAAAACCCAGCCCTTCCAGCAAACAGTCGGGAATAATTCTTACACTGCAAACAGAAACAGGTGATCTTTTATTCTGGGGTAAAAGACTGGAAGAGGAGACATGTACATTGACTGTCTTGTCCATTTCCCATTAAAGCTCACCAAGACATTTAATAGGCACTTTCAAAGATAAATATGTAAGTGCTAGGTGATATTATTAGATCTCACCGTCTTGCTTTcttacacccccacccccactcTTTACAGTTAATGTCTACCCCAAAACAGGTCCCTAATTCTGATGTAAGGATGACTCCCTCCTGCATGCAAAGACCTGTATTGATGGGCTCTCACATGGGATTAGGTGACTGAAGGTCTCCTGGAGCAGAGAGGAGTCCCCATGAAGGACCAGGCTAGCTGTTATGTTCCAAGTACAATTTACACCCTCTGTTTTTAAACTTTATCATTTGTGGACCATTTCTATCATTTTGCAGAGGATGAAAGCTTCTCCTTACTGAATCTTATAGAAGGAAGAAAGCAATTGTTTTGTCAAGAAAGCACGCTGTCAGTCTGAGcctgaagaaaagcatttctgcCCAGACACCTCCCAGTGACCATATGAAACATCCACATGGGGAGCTAGGTTTATACTGGCTCTGCAATACTTCTCAGTGACCCCTCCTGTCACAAGGATTGTCATTATTgacaaaagagaacaaaatcttGTCACTTTGGATGCCCACTTACCACTGCCTTCAATAGTTCTTCCATTTCGAGGctgaaaaaatataataattagaTGTTTGTGAAGAAGTAGTAGATGCAAATTTATAAGCACACCAAAATACATCTCCCATCATGCAGACGGAGCACATAAGAAGGCTGCAGTAAGATTTCCTTTAAAGAGATATTTCAAATACCAGGGAGTCCATGCAGGGGGGGGTTTGCCTTTGAATTTGAGAAATATTCATTCAGCCTCTGTCCAAACAGCTAAACAGTCTGGCTTTAATTATTCTCATTAATGGTGTTGGTCCCAGTTCAATGAGGTATTACATAGGTGCCTAAGAGCATGTAAATACCAGCACTGAAAGTACCTGTCTGGACACACTTGAAATTAGCTAAAAATGCAAATGAGAGCTGAACTGGGACTCTGGTTACCTGCTACAACctactttaactttttttttttgatgtgttgaaaatattcctaaaaaCTAGTTCAGTGTTAATCACAGAGTGTGTCTTGACCAGCATGTTCTGCATTAGACCATGCCACAGTTCAGCAAgccaatgggggaaaaaaaacacgaGAAACGATGACGTCCACAATTTTGCTTTGGCTTTTCACCCTGTTATGCAGTGTGCCATCCCTTTACTGACCAGATCTTTCAGACCAAGTGGCCATTCACCTCATGGATGTATTTTATCTGACAAATTTAGCATCAGTGCACCTTAACAGTCTCGGAGATACAAGCCACATACTGCTTCTGTCTTTGGATTATTTGGCTCCAGATCAAACATTTGAAGAGTCACCtcctcaaataaaaaaaagtgcttaatCCATTACTACCCCAGATCTCATTATCTTGTGGTCTTTTAGTTGAACCAGAGCTTTTTAAGCAAATAGCCCCCTAAGCTTTCAAGCAACAGATATTTGGCCTTTACTCAAAACAAGTGCAGCAAGAATTTCTGAAGGCAAACAGTTGCTCATTGTCTGTAATTCAGaatctttaaaaagtaaaagatTCAGATaccctgaaaaggaaaaaaggtcgTCCCAGAGTCCCATGACTATcctgtaaaataaaacacaaaccattaacaaaatattttaaactcaGTTCTATAGATCTGTTGACAAGTTTCAGTGTCATTCCATCAGAGTATCAATAATTCAAGGCCCTTTTCAGCAGCATACAACCAACAAGATGTCAGTAGTCCCCAGTGCCTATTCATCTGGAATGCTGATTAAAAATTAATACCCAAAGAGCATTGTCAAGAACTATCCCTTCTGTCTAGTATAAATATACTAAATTACCATAATTAAAGATTCAAAAGCTTTAGAAAATGTGCAAAAGAAAGCTTTACACATTGGATtgctctgcagaagcagggtcagcACAGGTCTCTTTCCAACCATTGAAAAAACAAGCTGACttcaaaaaagcagcaaaagcaacAGGGAAAGGGCCATAACTCCCTGGCCATCGCTACTTGCTTGCGTTCACATTTACATACCTTCTTCGTAAACTTTGCGGCAGCAATCTGTGATTCCTGCAAGCAGACAGTGCAAGTTAATCAAGACGCTGTCATTTCTTTAGTTTGCTACAGTAATCCTCCATCACTGATGAGGTTGCTCCACTCCACGTGAGAAGCGAGAGAATATTACACATATCACAGACAGGTATAAGAACGGCAGcaaacaaatctttaaaaaaagattgaTTTTAAACCTTGCTTTAACCAATGTTACTGCATTCGTTACCATCACTCAACGTGCTTCCCTCGCTGGACAGCAAAGCACAGCCGTGCTCAGGGACGCAGCTCCATTCCTCGGGCTTGAattgtgcagatagctctgacCTGGTTAAAACTTGTTTGCTCTCCACCTTTCAGACTGCTCTTGGTTTTAACCCAGGCACGATTGCTCATTTTAAGACTTCTCCTGCACCCTTTATTCTTCAGGAAATTGCTCGTTTTTCTACTCAGCCTTACATCGAGGAATAGAAACTTTACCCATGACTTCATGGGAGCAGATGGAGCTTGGTGCCTAATGAAGCCCCAGACCTGCAGGGTTGGCACTGGCAAGGTGTGGGAGCCCTCCTGcccacagcatggctgccgggctGCGCGATCCTGGCTGGCCGGGGACGGGATAGCTCTGTGCTGTAGCCACAGTCACGTCAGTCAACAGGTTTGGTTACTTGGGGTGGGCTTGAAAAACCAGCACACGTGCTGAGCAAGGGTGTGAAGACAGGGGAGGAGAACACAGGAAAAAGCATGTGCGTGGGAAACTGGAGAGGAggaatttaaaaagacaaaatacaaaagcaagaaGGAGGGAATCAGAATTCAGGATACGAGATAAGGATTCCCTCTTGCTAAACTGTTCTTGGTTCAAGCCTCAAGGCAATGATTTACAGAACAACTGACATCAACTTACAGGGCTATGAAATACTATGGAAGAAAAAAGTGCATACTCCATAAAGGTGCTCTAAAGGGTGCAGAGGAAGAGACTACAACAAAGAGATACTGTGAATGCTAGTTTTATTCCAAGATGATTATTACATACAAAGCAAAGATAAACCGACTCATGACTTAGCCTGCAGTTGCAAATATCCTAGATAATAAACTCTCATCAAATTACATGGAAGAAACATGGCAAAAACCAAGCCTCTAAACAGTGTGTTGGCTTGGCTTTAGGATGAAAATGTCAAACTCTCATGGAGGTGACTGCAATGTAGCTAGGTTTAGATATTTAGTTCCTTTCAATTCCTTTGAAAGTGCCATCTGCAGATTTACCTGAAGATTAGACATTGAAACTAAAGAGTTTGTTAGTTCTCCCAGCAGATTTTAAGTTCCCCAGATGGAGCTCAAGTCCCATTAAGGCTAAAATTGCCATTGACTTTGCCCTTCATAGTGCTGAGGTATCATGCCTTCTCTTGAAACACCATCTACCTTCTCTACATAATCTATAACTCTGAatcaaactttatttaaaaaaaaatctacataaaTATGGCATCATGTAGAAACTGAGGTCCAGACAAAATCAGCAGATACCGTAACTGTTTCATTGGGTGCACTACATACAGACTGATGTTTGCAGTGAGTCAAGATTCCTTGTGGGCTGAGAAAGTACAGCTTCATATTATAGGAGATTTTATCAGCTGggtaaaatttgccttttttgcatatttttttccgTATCTCACATTTGGACTGGATCTGCCACTTAATCAGATCACCTGTAGAAATCATATTGCAGACACGTAGCTGATCTTCGTGGTATCCCTAGAAAGGATACTGTGCAAGATTTGACTCCCGGTCTTGAGGATGCACAACAGTGTGAATTTTTCACAAAGTTAGTAAGTAAAACAGTAACCCGAAATAGGGCTCCATTCAGAGTTACTGGACGATTCTGGACGTCCCCTCATCAGCTAAGCTGCAGAAGCATAGGAGTCAATGCTGAACTCAAAAACATTTATTAGACATTTAAGACTGAAAATGCTAGTATTGTTTATACAATCAACTTCAGTACTGTAGTACTTTATGGCTGCTTTAGGAAAGCATGCTGGAATTGTAATAAGCTGAAGACACTGGCAAGAAGACATACTGAAATACATGTCAAAAGGTTTTCTATTATCATCTTGAAGGCTCTACTCatgatctgaaaaaaacagaggacAAACTCCACAAGTAAATCAGCCTTTTTAACATACCCAAGGGCTGAGTGAATTTTATGGGAAAGGCTCTTAATAAACTGTTGGTAATAAAAAAGCGATATAAAGCAGAACTGACATTAAACTAAGTCCTAATATGACTGCACCAATGAGGAAGAGTATAGACTCAATAACTCCTCAGATCCAAAAGACTGAGTCAGAAACACAAAAAATCAAGCTCAAATAGACTATCAAAATCAGTAAAGCAAGTCATACGCCTCCATGCTCAGCACAATCTTAAGTATGCTGTTGATCCAACGTTATGTATATTTTTAGCATATTTAACCCTGTATTATTCAAAAGTAAGAGTCAGGTTAAAATACTGACCCTGGCCGTAAGTGGAAGTTTTGGTTCTTGAGCTCTGAATTGGTGAAAAACAGCACTTTCATATATAATTTAAGAGAGTAAAGAATTACCTGCAAACTACTAacgagaagaaaaaatattttatacactCTGCTACATCTCCTAAACCATGATGATATTAGATCATACATTATAGGTTGGAGAGAAATGTCAAGAAGTTGGTTTTGGAAGGCTTGATTTTTAAGTTTAAGGAGGGGGTACTTTCAAATAGAAGAAGCAATTACACCTTACCTCATTTATCTGCATGCTGTTGAATATGGAATAACACAGATCCAGAACAGTGCTGGAGATCTGCAAAACCAAACAGCACTTTAATACATGTACTGAGATGTGGTGTACATGGTTTGACAGAACGGGCTTGATTCTGACCCCAGCACAGCTTAGACTGAACACAGTTCCACTAAAACCACTCAGAGCAGGGCAAGACTTGCTGGTTTTTCAGCTCGTAATAGCATCGGTATTTTGTATGAGGGGAATACACACAACACTACTAATGTTATCAACACAGTCAAGTGCTATAAAGAGGTCTAAGCAAGCCTCATGTTTAATATATATCTTTCTGTGCCAAGTGCTCTAGAAATGGCTTTGAGTTTTGGCATATTTAATCTACGCTCTTTTTCATCTACAAGCATTCACCCTATCGGCATTATGATCTTTAACCATACGCTGAAGCATGCTGTCCCACACTCACTGCCACAGGCTGGCACGTGCAAACGCATTGGATGCGAAATAACTACAGCTGCAAAGAGAAGTAAAACACAGGACACCTGAACAACTGGCTCTAGGAACTATTTTACACCAGTCTTGGTTTACAATACTGaaagatttcagaaagaaaaaaacagtacaaaatgCTCAAAGTTTCCAGATAATTACTGATCCTGCAAAGATTTCTCTcccctttgaaaatgaaaataaccttTGGGCACCGCATCGAATGCAGCAGGGCTGGTCTTTCAAAGTTACTGAGTTTTCTAAACTCCCTGCAAGCTCTGGGGCAGAGACGAGCTGCGAAACCTCTCCCTTGCTCCTCTCCTCCGAGCACCccggaaaaaacccacccacccatcGCTCCAGAGCCGCGACCGGGCAGGACCCTGCCCGTAACTCCCACAGCCCCGACCAGCGCTTCTCGCTTCAGTGCTGGCTGCCGCTGTGatgggaagaaaaacatttttttttttttttttttctttctctgggacCGAGTTAGCTCTGCAGGGAGGAGAGCACCTATGCCAGAAAACTTGCCCTGCTCTCCAGAGCCACCGGCTCTCTGGAGAAGACTCTGCCACCCGTGGATATTGATGCTCAGGGTTCTGCGGGGCAATTGGTACATCTTGGGGAGAGAGCGAGCCCAGCAGCCCAAACACATTCCCAAAACCAGTTTACCTGGGGCTGGTTAGACAGCTCCATCCACTGACTGAAACACAGCGccagttgctttaaaaaaaaaggcagattagacatGAAGAGTGGGGCTGTCACACCTCGGGACCCGCGTTTCAGCTCCGGCAGCGGGGACCAGACGATCACCCGCCTGCCCGGCTTCTCCCGACCCGGGTACCGCACTCCGCGCCCGGCTGCCCATCACACCCTTGCCTACCCCTGCCCCATCCACACCCCGGGGGGGTGGTTTTTTTACCCTTCTCGCCACCCGCCCCGGGGATTCCACACGCGTTTCCAGCCCGTGGCCGATTTCCCACCTCATTTCCCCCCTCCCGGccagcccggctctgccccgcacccccccgccgtCGGACGAGCCGGCACCGAGCACCGAGGGACGTACCTGGCTTTTGGGCAGGTCCGGGCCGCCCCCGTAGCGCGACACGGGCTGGGGGAACCCTGCGGGGACACgggtgggggggacacggctGTGCGGGAGTGGCGCGGAGCCCGGCCCCGACGGCGCCCCCCGAGGGGAGCGACCCCTGCCAAGGCTTGGGGGCGGCTCGGGTGCGGGACGTACCTGAGCCCCGCGGCAGGGCGCAGA
The window above is part of the Opisthocomus hoazin isolate bOpiHoa1 chromosome 1, bOpiHoa1.hap1, whole genome shotgun sequence genome. Proteins encoded here:
- the NMS gene encoding neuromedin-S, with the translated sequence MPPPPALPWLLAACCLCALPRGSGFPQPVSRYGGGPDLPKSQQLALCFSQWMELSNQPQISSTVLDLCYSIFNSMQINEESQIAAAKFTKKDSHGTLGRPFFLFRPRNGRTIEGSEGVNCTWNITASLVLHGDSSLLQETFSHLIPCESPSIQVFACRRESSLHQN